A genomic segment from Streptomyces sp. NBC_00459 encodes:
- a CDS encoding GntR family transcriptional regulator has translation MTSVPTPIPSRTQFVLEGIKHRILTGQLTPGQALVETELAAQFGVSKTPVREALKTLAGTGLVVMNQYKGVTVRMVDADMAREVYDVRLLLEPEALKRSVRRGASLDAARDALTRADEATDTAERSLANREFHRSLYVRCGNPLLGRMLDEVRDQAALVSAVAWAANPSWEREADEHREILRLALDGDSDGAARALHAHIESFVQRAFPAGESEVQGEDGQ, from the coding sequence ATGACCTCTGTGCCCACGCCGATCCCGTCCCGCACGCAGTTCGTGCTGGAGGGGATCAAACACCGCATCCTCACCGGGCAGTTGACGCCGGGTCAGGCCCTGGTCGAGACCGAGCTCGCCGCACAGTTCGGGGTGTCGAAGACCCCGGTGCGCGAGGCGCTCAAGACGCTGGCCGGAACCGGGCTCGTCGTGATGAACCAGTACAAGGGCGTCACGGTGCGCATGGTGGACGCGGACATGGCGCGCGAGGTCTACGACGTACGGCTGCTGCTGGAGCCGGAGGCCCTCAAGCGTTCCGTGCGCAGAGGAGCCTCGCTCGACGCCGCACGGGATGCGCTCACCCGGGCCGACGAGGCCACCGACACCGCCGAACGCTCCCTGGCCAACCGGGAGTTCCACCGCTCGCTGTACGTCCGGTGCGGCAATCCGCTGCTCGGCCGGATGCTCGACGAGGTGCGCGACCAGGCCGCCCTGGTCTCCGCCGTCGCCTGGGCCGCCAACCCCTCCTGGGAACGGGAGGCGGACGAGCACCGGGAGATCCTGCGGCTCGCCCTCGACGGTGACTCCGACGGCGCGGCGCGCGCCCTGCACGCCCATATCGAGTCGTTCGTGCAACGGGCCTTCCCCGCCGGGGAGTCCGAGGTCCAGGGAGAGGACGGTCAGTGA